The proteins below are encoded in one region of Silene latifolia isolate original U9 population chromosome 2, ASM4854445v1, whole genome shotgun sequence:
- the LOC141642263 gene encoding sugar transport protein 10-like, which translates to MAGGGFTNAAPSGRKYEGGVTFFVIFTCLVGATGGLIFGYDIGISGGVTSMDIFLRRFFPSVYRKETAESSHESAYCKFDSHLLQLFTSSLYLAALVASFFASAITKTFGRKMSMFIGGLTFLIGSLLNGFAQNVLMLIIGRVFLGIGVGFCNQSVPVYLSEMAPANLRGALNMCFQMATTIGILAANLINYGTSGIKGHLGWRLSLGLAAVPALMVTVGGLVLPDSPNSLIDRGKRQEARRMLQKIRGVENVDEEFQDLVEASDESKKVDNSWKNIMLPKNRPQLIMAILIPSFQQLTGINVIMFYAPVLFKTLGFGNDAALMSSVITGGVNVLATLVSIFSVDKVGRRALFLQGGVQMFICQILTAIFIGKTYGTTGHGAFSKGNADLVVFLICAYVAAFAWSWGPLGWLVPSEIFPLETRSAGQAITVIFNMIFTFIIAQCFLTMLCYMKFGLFLFFSGFVVIMTIFIYFFLPETKNVPIEEMYGVWKAHWFWGKYIPDEVLGSYAKNIQLEKQ; encoded by the exons ATGGCAGGAGGAGGTTTTACTAATGCGGCACCGAGTGGTCGGAAATATGAAGGCGGAGTCACCTTCTTTGTTATATTCACGTGTTTGGTTGGTGCCACCGGTGGCCTCATCTTTGGATATGACATTGGAATTTCAG GAGGAGTGACATCGATGGACATATTCCTGAGAAGATTTTTCCCATCAGTGTATCGAAAAGAGACCGCAGAATCAAGTCATGAAAGTGCATACTGCAAATTTGATAGTCATCTCCTACAACTATTCACATCATCCCTTTACCTTGCGGCCTTAGTGGCTTCATTCTTTGCTTCGGCCATTACTAAAACATTTGGTCGAAAGATGTCAATGTTCATTGGTGGACTTACCTTTCTTATTGGATCACTGCTCAATGGATTTGCGCAAAATGTACTTATGCTCATTATTGGTCGCGTCTTCCTTGGTATTGGAGTCGGGTTTTGTAATCAG TCTGTACCAGTGTACCTCTCTGAAATGGCACCAGCAAATCTCAGGGGAGCTCTAAACATGTGTTTTCAAATGGCAACAACAATTGGTATTCTTGCAGCAAACTTAATCAATTACGGAACATCGGGCATCAAGGGTCATCTTGGATGGAGACTATCCTTAGGACTTGCAGCCGTGCCAGCCCTAATGGTAACCGTAGGAGGCCTAGTCCTTCCTGACTCGCCAAACTCCTTGATCGACCGAGGCAAGAGACAAGAAGCGAGAAGAATGTTGCAGAAGATCAGAGGCGTTGAGAACGTCGATGAAGAGTTTCAAGACCTAGTTGAGGCTAGTGACGAATCTAAGAAAGTTGATAACTCTTGGAAGAACATCATGTTGCCTAAGAACCGACCTCAACTTATCATGGCAATCCTTATTCCTTCATTCCAACAATTGACTGGCATCAATGTTATTATGTTTTACGCACCGGTTCTTTTCAAGACTCTGGGATTTGGTAATGATGCTGCGCTCATGTCGTCTGTGATCACTGGAGGTGTTAATGTTCTTGCCACCCTAGTTTCCATTTTCTCTGTTGATAAGGTTGGAAGAAGGGCATTGTTCCTTCAAGGTGGTGTCCAGATGTTTATTTGCCAG ATTTTGACAGCAATTTTCATTGGCAAAACATATGGAACAACGGGACATGGAGCATTTTCAAAGGGCAATGCCGATTTGGTAGTATTCTTAATATGTGCCTATGTTGCAGCGTTTGCATGGTCATGGGGTCCCTTGGGTTGGTTAGTGCCTAGTGAAATCTTTCCTCTTGAGACTCGATCAGCCGGACAAGCCATTACCGTGATATTTAACATGATATTTACATTCATCATCGCTCAATGTTTTCTCACAATGCTATGTTACATGAAGTTTGGATTATTCCTCTTCTTTAGTGGATTTGTCGTTATAATGACAATCTTCATCtacttcttcttgcccgagactAAAAACGTTCCAATTGAAGAAATGTACGGCGTATGGAAGGCCCATTGGTTCTGGGGTAAGTACATCCCTGACGAAGTCTTGGGCAGCTATGCGAAGAACATCCAATTAGAGAAACAATGA